In Saccharomonospora marina XMU15, one genomic interval encodes:
- the hemQ gene encoding hydrogen peroxide-dependent heme synthase, with amino-acid sequence MARLNYQELNDTIRYTAWSVFRVEPGRLPDDRGQAAAETAEYLDALEGKGVVVRGVYDVAGLRADADYMIWWHAEEPEQVQAAYTGFRRTPLGRVSIPVWSQFALHRPAEFNKSHVPAFLAGEEPRKYVCVYPFVRSYEWYLLPDEERRKMLADHGMQARDYPDVRANTVASFALGDYEWMLAFEADELHRIVDLMRHLRGTEARRHVREEIPFYTGTRVQPRELVLNLP; translated from the coding sequence ATGGCGCGCCTGAACTACCAAGAACTCAACGACACCATCCGCTACACCGCCTGGTCGGTGTTTCGAGTCGAGCCGGGGCGATTGCCCGACGACAGGGGACAGGCTGCCGCCGAGACCGCCGAGTACCTCGACGCGCTCGAGGGCAAGGGCGTGGTCGTGCGTGGCGTCTACGACGTCGCCGGGCTGCGGGCCGACGCCGACTACATGATCTGGTGGCACGCCGAGGAGCCCGAGCAGGTCCAGGCTGCCTACACCGGGTTCCGGCGCACGCCGCTGGGCAGGGTGTCCATCCCGGTGTGGAGCCAGTTCGCGCTGCACCGTCCCGCCGAGTTCAACAAGAGCCACGTGCCCGCTTTCCTCGCAGGCGAGGAACCCCGCAAGTACGTGTGCGTGTACCCGTTCGTCCGCTCCTACGAGTGGTACCTGCTCCCGGACGAGGAACGACGCAAGATGCTCGCCGACCACGGGATGCAGGCCCGCGACTACCCCGACGTGCGGGCGAACACGGTCGCCTCGTTCGCCCTCGGTGACTACGAGTGGATGCTCGCGTTCGAGGCCGACGAACTGCACCGCATCGTCGACCTGATGCGGCACCTGCGCGGCACCGAGGCCCGCAGACACGTCCGGGAGGAAATCCCCTTCTACACCGGCACCCGCGTGCAGCCGCGGGAACTGGTGCTCAACCTGCCGTGA
- a CDS encoding response regulator transcription factor encodes MRVLVVEDEEPLAEAIARGLRREGMAVDVALNGDDGHEKVSITRYDVVLLDRDLPGMSGDELCKEIVTSGELTRVLMLTASGAVSDRVEGLSLGADDYLAKPFAFPELVARVRALGRRATPPAPPVLTADDVELDPARRTVHRRGRLVDLTRKEFGVLEVLLSAGGAVVSSEDLLERVWDENADPFTTTVRVTVMTLRKKLGEPGIIETVVGSGYRVPGAGSKTGSGSLEG; translated from the coding sequence GTGCGGGTACTGGTAGTCGAGGACGAAGAGCCGCTGGCCGAGGCGATCGCGCGCGGGCTGCGCAGGGAGGGCATGGCGGTCGACGTCGCGCTCAACGGCGACGACGGCCACGAGAAGGTGTCCATCACGCGCTACGACGTGGTGCTGCTCGACCGCGACCTGCCCGGCATGTCCGGCGACGAGTTGTGCAAGGAGATCGTCACCTCCGGCGAGTTGACGAGGGTGCTGATGCTCACCGCCAGTGGTGCGGTGTCCGACCGTGTCGAGGGGCTGTCCCTCGGTGCCGACGACTACCTCGCGAAGCCGTTCGCGTTTCCCGAGTTGGTGGCACGGGTCAGGGCGCTGGGGAGGCGGGCGACACCGCCCGCCCCACCGGTGCTGACCGCCGACGACGTCGAACTCGATCCGGCGAGGCGGACGGTGCACCGGCGGGGCAGGCTGGTCGACCTCACCCGCAAGGAGTTCGGGGTGCTCGAGGTGTTGCTGTCGGCGGGGGGAGCCGTTGTCAGCAGTGAGGACCTGCTCGAGCGGGTGTGGGACGAGAACGCCGATCCGTTCACCACGACGGTCCGGGTCACCGTCATGACGCTGCGGAAGAAGCTCGGTGAGCCCGGCATCATCGAGACCGTGGTCGGTTCCGGTTACCGGGTCCCCGGTGCGGGCTCGAAGACGGGTTCTGGTTCCCTCGAGGGGTGA
- the hemG gene encoding protoporphyrinogen oxidase produces MRVAVVGGGISGLVAAYRLRTALNDAATITVCEATGELGGKLRTGKLAGRAFDVGAEAFLARRPQAVELARELGLGAELTHPAPVSATVRAGGRTLPLPRHTVMGVPAAPDAVREVLSDAGAAAVAAEANLPGLSLPRQDECDVSLGALLRQRFGDELVDRLVDPLLAGVYAGGSDGLGLRATMPALAAAVDAGAGSLTEAASGLLPDHPNSSPVFATLTGGLGTLVSRLAAASGAQLRLGAPVRALRRRGDGWRLVLGAVAAAHAPADAELDADAVVLAVPATAASRLLAEVAPEASAAFAEVELASMAVVGLALPPGTELPRASGVLIGEGELRGDGTPFTAKAFTFSARKWGHHDGQGAPVLIRGSVGRFGDTGLLRARDDELVRLVRSDLAELTGCSAEPVDTLVQRWGGGLPQYGVGHLSRVRRIERAVGEIDGLEVAGATLHGVGIPACIATADAAVARLVGR; encoded by the coding sequence ATGCGGGTAGCGGTGGTCGGCGGGGGCATCTCGGGGCTGGTGGCCGCATACCGGTTACGTACGGCGCTGAACGACGCCGCCACCATCACCGTCTGCGAGGCGACCGGCGAACTCGGCGGCAAGCTACGCACCGGCAAGCTCGCGGGACGCGCGTTCGACGTCGGGGCCGAGGCGTTTCTGGCGCGCAGGCCGCAGGCCGTCGAACTGGCGCGCGAACTGGGACTCGGTGCCGAGCTGACGCACCCCGCGCCGGTGTCGGCGACGGTCCGCGCGGGCGGCAGGACGCTGCCGCTGCCGCGCCACACCGTCATGGGCGTGCCTGCCGCCCCGGACGCCGTGCGGGAGGTGCTGTCGGATGCCGGTGCCGCAGCCGTGGCCGCCGAGGCGAACCTGCCGGGGCTGTCGCTGCCGCGGCAGGACGAGTGCGATGTGTCGCTCGGCGCGCTGCTGCGGCAACGGTTCGGCGACGAACTCGTGGACCGCCTGGTCGACCCGCTGCTGGCGGGGGTGTACGCGGGCGGCTCCGACGGGCTGGGCCTGCGCGCCACCATGCCCGCTCTCGCTGCCGCCGTGGACGCGGGCGCGGGCTCGCTGACCGAGGCGGCCAGCGGACTGCTGCCCGACCACCCCAACTCCTCGCCGGTGTTCGCGACCCTCACCGGTGGGCTCGGCACGCTGGTGAGCAGGCTCGCCGCCGCGTCCGGTGCCCAGCTGCGCTTGGGCGCGCCGGTGCGGGCACTGCGCAGACGCGGCGACGGCTGGCGGCTGGTGTTGGGTGCCGTCGCCGCGGCACACGCACCCGCCGACGCGGAACTGGACGCGGACGCCGTGGTGCTTGCCGTGCCCGCAACCGCCGCGAGCAGGTTGCTCGCCGAGGTCGCACCGGAGGCCTCCGCCGCGTTCGCAGAGGTGGAACTGGCCTCGATGGCCGTCGTCGGACTCGCGCTGCCGCCGGGGACCGAGCTGCCACGGGCTTCCGGGGTGCTGATCGGTGAGGGGGAGCTACGCGGCGACGGCACACCGTTCACGGCCAAGGCGTTCACCTTCTCCGCACGCAAGTGGGGCCACCACGACGGGCAGGGTGCTCCGGTGCTGATCCGTGGCTCGGTCGGCCGCTTCGGTGACACCGGCCTGCTGCGGGCCCGCGACGACGAACTGGTGCGGCTGGTGCGCTCCGATCTCGCCGAACTCACCGGATGCAGCGCCGAGCCGGTGGACACGCTCGTGCAGCGGTGGGGTGGGGGCCTGCCGCAGTACGGCGTCGGCCACCTGTCGCGGGTACGGCGTATCGAACGTGCTGTCGGCGAGATCGACGGACTGGAGGTCGCCGGCGCGACACTGCACGGCGTCGGTATCCCGGCCTGTATCGCCACCGCCGACGCGGCCGTGGCCAGACTGGTGGGACGATAG
- a CDS encoding sensor histidine kinase encodes MRLPGLPARGLRARITVLATVLVAAVSVVLLWLAWRLVGDSVAAVPDLPPGTTVRVDGVAVEASVLAEYLREHARQRMLLAGAVAFLFVVAAAAILAWTFTSRVLRPLREITDTARRLSVESMGERIGTLRTRDELAELAHTFDAMLDRLQAAFDAQRHFVANASHELRTPLSVIRTELDVTLSDTAADEVELRRMAEVVRDATDRAERLVGSLLLLARTDGAGVAALERVDLAVVVDTAWRAVRSEADKRGLRVEFDTAPAAATGDPALLERVAGNLLENAVRHNVDGGWIEVATRPGERWSTLTVRSSGQLIDPVTVSELFEPFRRAGVARTARSGAGLGLSIVRAAVRAHGGSVAAEPVVGGGLSVTVQLPSAA; translated from the coding sequence ATGCGCCTGCCCGGCCTGCCCGCACGCGGTCTGCGTGCTCGCATCACCGTGCTCGCGACCGTGCTGGTGGCGGCGGTGAGCGTGGTGTTGTTGTGGCTGGCCTGGCGCCTGGTCGGCGATTCGGTCGCGGCCGTGCCCGACCTGCCTCCCGGCACGACGGTGCGGGTGGACGGTGTCGCTGTGGAAGCCTCGGTGCTGGCCGAGTACCTGCGCGAGCATGCGAGGCAGCGGATGCTGCTGGCCGGTGCCGTCGCGTTCCTGTTCGTTGTGGCAGCGGCGGCGATCCTGGCGTGGACGTTCACCTCGCGGGTACTGCGCCCGCTTCGGGAGATCACCGACACCGCGCGCCGGTTGTCGGTGGAATCCATGGGCGAGCGCATCGGGACGTTGCGCACCCGCGACGAACTGGCCGAACTGGCTCACACCTTCGACGCGATGCTCGACCGGTTGCAGGCCGCCTTCGACGCGCAGCGGCACTTCGTCGCCAATGCCAGCCACGAGCTGCGGACCCCGCTTTCGGTGATCCGCACCGAACTCGACGTCACGTTGTCCGACACCGCCGCCGACGAGGTGGAACTGCGCAGGATGGCCGAGGTGGTCCGCGACGCCACCGATCGCGCCGAACGGCTGGTCGGTTCGCTGCTGCTGCTGGCACGCACCGACGGTGCTGGTGTCGCCGCCCTGGAGCGGGTGGACCTGGCCGTGGTGGTGGACACCGCGTGGCGCGCGGTGCGGTCCGAGGCCGACAAGCGGGGGCTGCGGGTGGAGTTCGACACCGCGCCCGCCGCCGCGACAGGCGATCCGGCGTTGCTCGAACGGGTCGCGGGCAACCTGCTGGAGAACGCGGTGCGGCACAACGTGGACGGTGGCTGGATCGAGGTCGCGACCCGCCCGGGCGAGCGCTGGTCCACGCTCACCGTGCGCTCGTCGGGACAGCTCATCGACCCGGTGACGGTCTCGGAGCTGTTCGAACCGTTCCGGCGGGCGGGGGTGGCCCGTACGGCCCGGTCCGGTGCCGGGCTCGGGCTGTCGATCGTGCGCGCGGCGGTGCGGGCACATGGTGGATCGGTGGCGGCCGAACCGGTGGTCGGCGGCGGACTCTCGGTGACCGTGCAGCTGCCCTCGGCGGCGTAG
- a CDS encoding DUF3000 domain-containing protein, whose protein sequence is MTQAPEEFRAAVATLESVRPRPEVRLEEIRAPQRLAPWAHALGAETSGPGDVQASGRLVLLHDPEGQESWDGVFRLVLYVRAELDRELATDPFLPTVGWSWLTEALESAGAAWKALGGTVTETSSARFGDIAAQGRTDDIELRASWTPATADLRSHCDAFCRVLSSYAGLPPVGVTLFDQRQSS, encoded by the coding sequence ATGACCCAGGCGCCCGAGGAGTTCCGTGCCGCCGTCGCCACGCTGGAGTCCGTGCGCCCGCGACCGGAGGTTCGCCTGGAGGAGATCCGGGCACCGCAGCGGCTCGCGCCGTGGGCGCACGCGCTCGGCGCCGAGACCAGCGGCCCCGGTGACGTGCAGGCTTCCGGCAGGCTTGTCCTGCTCCACGATCCCGAGGGCCAGGAAAGCTGGGACGGCGTGTTCCGACTGGTGCTCTACGTACGGGCCGAACTCGACCGTGAACTCGCCACCGATCCCTTCCTGCCCACGGTGGGCTGGTCGTGGCTCACCGAGGCGCTGGAGTCCGCAGGCGCGGCATGGAAGGCGCTGGGCGGCACGGTGACGGAGACCTCATCGGCGCGGTTCGGCGACATCGCGGCCCAGGGCCGAACCGACGACATCGAGCTGCGGGCCTCGTGGACCCCGGCCACCGCCGATCTGCGTAGCCACTGTGACGCGTTCTGCCGGGTCCTTTCGAGCTACGCGGGACTGCCACCGGTGGGTGTCACGTTGTTCGACCAGCGGCAGTCGTCCTGA
- a CDS encoding aldo/keto reductase, with protein MVPTVELNNGVRMPQVGFGVYKIPDGQVVGALRTAFDAGYRNVDTATLYRNERGVGVAIAESGLPREDVFVTTKLWNTDHGHDEAMRAFDTSLNLLGLDYVDLYLIHWPVPSADRYVPTWQALRKIAEAGRARAIGVSNFQVEHLRRLVEETGVVPAVNQIELHPWLQQSQLRAFHSAHGIVTEAWAPIARGGARLGDEVLDRLARKHGKTPAQVVLRWHVELGHVVIPKSVTPKRIVENIDIFDFELDEQDMSAMATLDHGHRTGPHPDSMG; from the coding sequence ATGGTTCCCACGGTCGAGCTGAACAACGGTGTCCGGATGCCCCAGGTGGGGTTCGGTGTCTACAAGATCCCCGACGGCCAGGTGGTCGGCGCACTGCGGACCGCTTTCGATGCGGGCTACCGAAACGTCGACACCGCGACGCTGTACCGCAACGAGCGCGGAGTCGGTGTCGCGATCGCGGAGTCGGGGCTACCCCGCGAGGACGTGTTCGTCACCACCAAACTGTGGAACACCGACCACGGCCACGACGAGGCCATGCGCGCTTTCGACACCAGCCTGAACCTGCTCGGGCTGGACTACGTCGACCTTTACCTCATCCACTGGCCGGTCCCTTCGGCGGATCGGTACGTGCCGACGTGGCAGGCGCTGCGCAAGATCGCCGAAGCAGGCCGAGCCCGCGCGATCGGGGTGTCCAACTTCCAGGTCGAGCACCTGCGCAGGCTGGTGGAGGAGACCGGTGTGGTACCGGCCGTCAACCAGATCGAGCTGCACCCGTGGTTGCAGCAGTCGCAGCTGCGGGCATTCCATTCCGCACACGGCATCGTCACGGAGGCGTGGGCGCCGATCGCGCGTGGCGGGGCTCGGCTCGGTGACGAGGTGCTGGACAGGCTCGCCCGCAAGCACGGCAAGACACCGGCGCAGGTGGTGCTGCGCTGGCATGTCGAACTGGGGCACGTGGTCATCCCGAAGTCGGTGACGCCGAAACGGATCGTCGAGAACATCGACATCTTCGATTTCGAACTCGACGAGCAGGACATGTCGGCGATGGCCACGCTCGACCACGGCCACCGTACCGGCCCGCATCCCGACAGCATGGGGTGA
- the msrB gene encoding peptide-methionine (R)-S-oxide reductase MsrB, producing MEPVTGAEPNVVKSEQEWRQELNAEEYAVLRQGATEPPFTGEYTDTSTTGVYECRACGAELFRSDTKFESHCGWPSFYDPADSDAVLLREDRSLGMVRTEVLCASCHSHLGHVFEGEGYPTPTDQRYCINSIALRLVPAGS from the coding sequence ATGGAACCTGTCACCGGTGCCGAGCCCAACGTGGTGAAATCCGAGCAGGAATGGCGTCAGGAACTCAATGCCGAGGAGTACGCCGTGCTGCGGCAGGGCGCTACCGAGCCGCCGTTCACCGGCGAGTACACCGACACCTCCACCACCGGCGTGTACGAGTGCAGGGCCTGCGGAGCCGAGTTGTTCCGCAGCGACACCAAGTTCGAAAGTCACTGCGGCTGGCCGTCGTTCTACGACCCGGCCGATTCCGACGCCGTGCTGCTGCGGGAGGACCGCTCGCTGGGCATGGTCCGCACCGAGGTGTTGTGCGCCTCCTGCCACAGCCACCTTGGCCACGTCTTCGAGGGCGAGGGCTATCCCACGCCCACCGACCAGCGGTACTGCATCAACTCGATCGCGCTGCGCCTGGTGCCTGCCGGGTCGTGA
- the hemE gene encoding uroporphyrinogen decarboxylase yields the protein MTTSQASARRELADAPLLVAARGGRPSRVPVWFMRQAGRSLPEYREVREGVPMLTACLDPELLAEITLQPVRRHGVDAAILFSDIVVPLYAAGVEIDIVPGTGPVVATPVRSRDAVRGLPRSDPDRLRAVADGVGLLLSRLGDTPLIGFAGAPFTLASYLIEGGPSRNHEHTKALMHSDPLLWHELADTLAELTLTFLRVQLDAGVDAIQLFDSWAGALSERDYREFVLPHSAKVLAGAGEYGVPRVHFGVGTGELLTAMREAGADVVGVDWRVPLDEAVRRLASPGGPDPVVQGNLDPALLMAPWPVVEAEVRRIVEEGRTAAGHIFNLGHGVLPQTDPGVLSKVVELVHSL from the coding sequence ATGACAACATCTCAGGCGTCGGCCCGCCGCGAGCTCGCCGACGCGCCGCTGTTGGTCGCCGCGAGGGGTGGCAGGCCGTCGCGCGTGCCCGTGTGGTTCATGCGCCAGGCGGGTCGCTCGCTGCCGGAGTACCGAGAGGTTCGGGAAGGCGTGCCGATGCTCACGGCCTGCCTCGATCCCGAACTGCTGGCCGAGATCACCCTGCAACCGGTACGGCGGCACGGCGTGGACGCGGCGATCCTGTTCAGCGACATCGTCGTGCCGCTCTACGCGGCCGGAGTGGAGATCGACATCGTGCCGGGAACCGGCCCGGTGGTGGCCACGCCCGTGCGCTCACGCGATGCTGTCAGGGGATTGCCGAGGTCGGACCCCGACCGGCTGCGCGCGGTCGCCGACGGGGTGGGGCTGCTGCTGTCCCGGCTCGGCGACACGCCGCTCATCGGGTTCGCGGGAGCGCCGTTCACCCTCGCCTCCTACCTCATCGAGGGCGGGCCCAGCCGCAACCACGAGCACACCAAGGCCCTCATGCACAGTGACCCCCTGCTGTGGCACGAACTCGCCGACACGCTGGCCGAGCTGACGCTGACGTTCCTGCGCGTCCAGCTCGATGCCGGTGTCGACGCCATCCAGCTGTTCGACTCCTGGGCCGGTGCCCTCTCCGAGCGCGACTACCGCGAGTTCGTACTACCGCACTCCGCCAAGGTACTGGCCGGCGCGGGCGAATACGGGGTGCCTCGCGTCCACTTCGGTGTCGGTACCGGCGAACTGCTCACCGCCATGCGGGAAGCGGGCGCCGACGTGGTCGGAGTCGACTGGCGGGTGCCGCTCGACGAGGCCGTCCGCAGGCTCGCGTCGCCGGGCGGACCCGACCCCGTCGTGCAGGGCAACCTGGACCCGGCGTTGCTCATGGCGCCGTGGCCGGTGGTGGAAGCCGAGGTGCGACGCATCGTCGAGGAGGGCAGGACGGCGGCGGGCCACATCTTCAACCTCGGCCACGGTGTGCTGCCACAGACCGACCCCGGCGTGCTGAGCAAAGTCGTGGAGCTCGTGCACAGCTTGTGA
- the dxs gene encoding 1-deoxy-D-xylulose-5-phosphate synthase gives MTLLESVHGPADLKRMDHDELDVLAGEIRDFLVDRVCRAGGHLGPNLGVVELTLALHRVFDSPRDALLFDVGHQAYVHKIVTGRHSGFDSLRQLGGIAGYPSRAESEHDHIENSHASTALSYADGLAKAFQLEGGGRHAVAVVGDGALTGGMCWEALNNIAADPQRPVVIVVNDNGRSYSPTIGGLAEHLASLRLRPGYERLLDGGRELLQHTPVVGKPIYTALHAAKAGIKDALSPQVMFSDLGLKYFGPVDGHDIPALEKALAAAKAFGGPVIVHAVTEKGHGYPPAVNHEADQMHQTDPIDPRTGLPPVKGPSWTSVFSDELAAIGAERDDVVAITAAMLRSTGLHTFAEEFPERWFDVGIAEQHAVTSAAGLAMAGKHPVVAVYSTFLNRAFDQVLMDVALHRLPVTLVLDRAGITGPDGPSHHGMWDLSLLGMVPGMRVAAPRDAGTLCEELREAVAVSDGPTALRFSKGSVVESVPAVERVGTVDVLRRGGSEDVLLVAVGAFAGLGLSAADRLADQGIGVTVVDPRWVLPVAPELVELAASHRLVVTVEDCGRHGGFGSALAAALRDADCDVPLRDLGVPQRFLQHGSREQVLAGVGLTAQDVARKVTEWAANRIGDAQAADEAAVESPRD, from the coding sequence GTGACGTTGCTGGAGTCCGTGCACGGACCGGCCGACCTCAAGCGAATGGACCACGACGAGCTTGACGTACTGGCTGGAGAGATCAGGGATTTCCTTGTCGACAGGGTGTGCAGGGCAGGCGGCCACCTCGGACCGAACCTCGGTGTCGTCGAACTGACGCTGGCGCTGCACCGGGTCTTCGACTCGCCGCGCGACGCGTTGCTGTTCGACGTCGGTCACCAGGCCTACGTCCACAAGATCGTCACCGGTCGCCACAGCGGCTTCGACAGCCTGCGGCAGCTCGGCGGTATCGCGGGCTACCCCTCCCGTGCGGAGAGCGAGCACGATCACATCGAGAACAGCCACGCCTCGACGGCGCTTTCCTACGCCGACGGGCTGGCGAAGGCGTTCCAACTCGAAGGAGGCGGTCGGCACGCCGTCGCCGTGGTCGGGGACGGCGCCCTCACCGGCGGCATGTGCTGGGAGGCGCTGAACAACATCGCCGCCGATCCGCAACGCCCCGTGGTGATCGTGGTCAACGACAACGGCAGGTCCTACTCGCCCACCATCGGAGGCCTCGCGGAACACCTGGCTTCGCTGCGGCTGCGGCCCGGCTACGAGCGGCTGCTCGACGGCGGGAGGGAACTGCTGCAGCACACCCCGGTGGTGGGCAAGCCGATCTACACGGCCCTGCATGCGGCCAAGGCGGGGATCAAGGACGCGTTGAGCCCGCAGGTGATGTTCTCCGACCTCGGTCTGAAGTACTTCGGTCCGGTGGACGGGCACGACATCCCCGCGCTGGAGAAGGCGCTGGCCGCTGCCAAGGCATTCGGTGGACCGGTGATCGTGCACGCGGTCACCGAGAAGGGCCACGGTTACCCGCCCGCGGTGAACCACGAGGCCGACCAGATGCACCAGACCGACCCCATCGACCCGCGAACCGGGCTGCCGCCGGTGAAGGGGCCGAGCTGGACGTCGGTGTTCAGCGACGAGCTCGCCGCCATCGGCGCCGAGCGCGATGACGTGGTCGCGATCACGGCCGCGATGTTGCGTTCCACCGGACTGCACACCTTCGCCGAGGAGTTCCCCGAAAGGTGGTTCGACGTCGGCATCGCCGAGCAGCACGCGGTGACCTCGGCCGCGGGGCTGGCGATGGCGGGCAAGCACCCGGTGGTCGCGGTGTACTCCACCTTCCTCAACCGCGCGTTCGACCAGGTGCTGATGGACGTTGCGCTGCACCGCCTGCCCGTCACGCTGGTGCTCGACCGGGCCGGTATCACCGGGCCCGACGGGCCGAGCCACCACGGCATGTGGGACCTGTCGCTGCTGGGGATGGTCCCTGGCATGCGGGTGGCCGCACCGCGCGATGCAGGCACCCTGTGCGAGGAGTTGCGTGAGGCCGTGGCGGTGTCGGACGGCCCGACAGCCCTGCGGTTCTCCAAGGGTTCGGTCGTGGAGTCGGTGCCCGCCGTCGAACGCGTCGGTACCGTCGACGTGCTGCGCAGGGGCGGGTCCGAGGACGTGCTGCTCGTCGCGGTGGGGGCGTTCGCGGGGCTCGGACTCTCGGCGGCCGATCGGCTCGCCGACCAGGGCATCGGGGTGACCGTGGTGGACCCGCGCTGGGTGCTGCCGGTCGCGCCCGAACTGGTGGAACTGGCCGCCTCACACCGGTTGGTGGTCACCGTCGAGGACTGCGGCAGGCACGGCGGGTTCGGTTCCGCGCTCGCGGCCGCGCTGCGCGACGCCGACTGCGATGTCCCGTTGCGCGACCTCGGTGTGCCGCAGCGATTCCTGCAACACGGCTCCCGTGAGCAGGTACTGGCCGGTGTCGGGCTGACCGCGCAGGATGTGGCGCGCAAGGTCACCGAGTGGGCGGCCAACCGGATCGGCGATGCGCAGGCGGCCGACGAAGCCGCGGTGGAGTCGCCCCGCGACTGA
- a CDS encoding ribonuclease D, producing the protein MPPSIPLREPAGGTPAVVSEPEQLRRACDRLAAGSGSIAIDTERASGYRYWPRAYLVQLRREGSGTLLIDPIPLRDHLEPLGAVLADTEWVLHAASQDLPCLADLGLRPPSLFDTELAGRLAGHERVALGTLVENLLGYKLEKGHSAADWSKRPLPTDWLNYAALDVELLVPLREKLEAELAAQGKLEWARQEFEWVRTSGGQPAPRSEPWRRTSGIHKVRTARGLAAVRALWQARDELARKRDRAPSRILPDSAIINAVLADPRTTADLQALPVFGGRVQRRYTANWLRHLQAARTLPASQLPNPSPPNDGPPPPNRWADKDPDAAARLAAARTALTKLAEHHRLPVENLLLPDLLRRTCWRPPSDLSPESVAEALRAGGARPWQIELTAAELSKALHTHA; encoded by the coding sequence ATGCCGCCGTCCATACCGCTGAGGGAACCGGCGGGGGGAACCCCGGCCGTGGTCTCCGAACCCGAGCAACTGCGCCGGGCGTGCGACCGGTTGGCGGCGGGTAGCGGCTCGATCGCGATCGACACCGAGCGCGCCTCCGGGTACCGGTACTGGCCAAGGGCCTACCTCGTACAGCTGCGGCGCGAGGGCTCCGGCACGCTGCTCATCGACCCCATACCGCTGCGCGACCACCTGGAACCACTCGGTGCCGTACTCGCCGACACCGAGTGGGTGCTGCACGCCGCGTCGCAGGACCTGCCGTGCCTTGCCGACCTCGGCCTGCGGCCACCGTCACTGTTCGACACCGAACTGGCGGGCAGGCTCGCGGGCCACGAGCGGGTGGCGCTGGGCACGCTGGTGGAGAACCTGCTCGGCTACAAGCTCGAGAAGGGCCACAGCGCGGCCGACTGGTCGAAACGGCCACTGCCGACCGACTGGCTCAACTACGCCGCGCTCGACGTCGAGTTGCTGGTGCCGCTTCGGGAGAAGCTGGAGGCCGAGCTGGCGGCACAGGGCAAGCTGGAATGGGCGCGGCAGGAATTCGAGTGGGTTCGGACCTCGGGCGGCCAGCCCGCACCGCGCTCGGAACCGTGGCGACGCACCTCGGGCATTCACAAGGTCCGCACCGCTCGCGGGCTCGCCGCCGTCCGCGCGCTGTGGCAGGCTCGCGACGAACTCGCCCGCAAGCGCGATCGCGCGCCCAGCCGGATTCTGCCCGACAGCGCCATCATCAACGCCGTGCTCGCCGACCCGCGCACCACGGCCGACCTGCAGGCCCTGCCGGTGTTCGGGGGGCGGGTGCAGCGCCGCTACACGGCAAACTGGCTACGGCACCTGCAAGCGGCGCGAACGCTGCCCGCCTCACAACTGCCGAACCCTTCGCCGCCCAACGACGGCCCGCCGCCACCCAACCGATGGGCGGACAAGGACCCCGACGCCGCCGCGCGGCTGGCCGCCGCGCGCACGGCACTGACCAAGCTGGCCGAGCATCACCGCCTGCCGGTGGAGAACCTGTTGCTTCCCGACCTGCTGCGGCGAACCTGCTGGCGCCCGCCGTCGGACCTTTCCCCGGAGAGTGTCGCCGAGGCATTGCGCGCCGGGGGTGCGCGGCCGTGGCAGATCGAACTCACCGCCGCCGAACTCAGCAAGGCACTGCACACCCACGCCTGA
- a CDS encoding response regulator: MAAVGFTQAVRSTPAGALPASMVPHPREELFSVLVVDDHPLLREAIAARLAQMGAGTVHEAATVAEARARATATGPCDLAILDLGLPDGSGIELVTELRTNGWPRVVVLASSDDPYAVRSAFQAGAQAYLLKSASPVVVTDGVRRVLEGGVYADPSVAPVLATGTRVPGTDNTPRELSAREVEVLQLVADGQSNKEIGEELSLSALTVKSHLSRIGRKLGTGDRAQMVALAMRAGVIR; the protein is encoded by the coding sequence GTGGCTGCCGTCGGCTTTACCCAGGCCGTCCGATCCACGCCAGCCGGCGCGTTGCCGGCGAGCATGGTCCCGCACCCGCGGGAGGAACTGTTTTCGGTGCTGGTCGTAGACGACCACCCGCTGTTGAGGGAGGCGATTGCCGCACGACTGGCGCAAATGGGCGCGGGCACGGTCCACGAGGCCGCGACCGTCGCCGAGGCGCGGGCGAGGGCTACGGCCACCGGGCCGTGTGACCTCGCGATCCTCGACCTCGGCCTGCCTGATGGCAGTGGCATCGAACTCGTCACCGAGCTTCGAACCAACGGTTGGCCCCGCGTCGTCGTGCTGGCGTCGTCGGACGATCCCTACGCCGTCCGCTCCGCATTCCAGGCGGGCGCCCAGGCCTACCTGCTGAAGTCCGCGTCGCCGGTGGTGGTCACCGACGGCGTGCGCAGGGTGCTCGAAGGCGGCGTGTACGCCGACCCGAGCGTGGCGCCCGTACTGGCCACCGGCACCCGCGTGCCGGGCACCGACAACACCCCGCGCGAGCTGTCCGCTCGGGAGGTCGAGGTGCTGCAACTGGTCGCGGACGGGCAGTCGAACAAGGAAATCGGTGAGGAGCTGAGCCTCTCCGCGCTCACGGTGAAGTCCCACCTGTCGCGGATCGGGCGCAAGCTCGGAACCGGAGACCGCGCTCAGATGGTCGCGCTGGCCATGCGGGCCGGTGTGATCCGCTAG